GACACCACCCGCGCCACCGAATCCTTCGCCATCCGACCGGCGGACGGGCAAAGCCCGATGGACGCGATGCTCGCGGGCATCGAACAATGGAACCACCGCCATCCCGACCGGTGGGACACCGTGACAACGCCGGGCCAGTACCGCATGACGGATCCGACGACGGGACGGCCTCTCCCGATGGGATGGAGCGCCAGCCTCGCCGCAGCCGCGTCCGCAGCGGGCCGGCTCGACCCCGACCTGCTCCAGGCCAGCCTCATGCAGAACGCGGTCGAGCACGAGCCGCGCCCCTGCGTATTCTTCCTGGAGGACAACGGATACGACCTCATGGTCTTCTCCTGGCATCGAAACCAGCAGGGACTGTTCGACGCGATGAGCTTCAAGCACCTGCAATACGACGACCTGAGCATGCAGGTCACCACCATCAACCACAGCGAGGACATGAGCGAGTCCTTCCCCGCCAAAACCATGAGCGACGGCGAACTGCTCACCCAAAGCCGCATCTACCGGGATGAATACCAGCACTGGCGCGAACAGGACGGCGGACCAGTCGCCCACGGCATGACCGGCCGCGCCATGCGCAGCGGACTGCTCAAACCAGGACTGGAACAGAAGCCACTGCTGAACCTGAACGACGGTCGACGCGCCCCGGACTGGGACGAGTTCACCGACCAGGCCGCCATGGCCATCCTCCAGGGCCGACCCATCTCACCGACGCCAGCGCTCCCCCAACAGGAACAACCAGCGCAGGCCACCGACCCCGCCGCCGCGACACAGACACCGGCTCGGACGGCCGCGACGACAAAACAGGTCTGGCCGAACGCGTGGGTGACGAACAGGCTCGCGCACACCTATATATTGCGCGCGAAGGACGGACGCGACTGGCCGAAGATGATCGTCGGACTCCCCCGCGGCACCGCCATCGACGGACAGGACCTGACCGGCTGGGCCACCGACATGTTCATGAGCGGAAAGAACCAAAAGCAGAAGAACGAGGGACGGGCCGTCAACCTCAGATTCAAACCAGACACCCCGGTCGAACTGTTCACCGGCCGCGGCACGGAACGCCGCACCATGCATGTCGACCCGCAGACGCTCGTCCAGGCGATCATCGACGCGCAGAAACGCAACCGCGACGTCGAGGAGACGCTCGACACGGCATCGGTGGAACTCGCCTCGAAAACCGTAGAGGAATCCTGGCCGCAAATCAGTCGCATGCAGGGCCGGTTCACGGAATACCAGCGCGCTGGCACGTACAAGCCGGCCGTCGCAATGAAATGGGCGCGCCGACTCGTCGACCGGACCGCCGAAACGGACGAAGGACTGTGGACCAACCGCCAACGCCGCCAGGCCGCCGGACTGCTCATCCAGGAACTCGCCGGCACACAGGAACCGACGCAGGACAGAGACAAAACGGCGAGCCGGCCAACCGTCGAACAGGACGCGGAGGCGACGGACACGCCACGGAAAACGGAGCCGACCACGTCGACGGAACAGGGACGGGACCACGACGAAGCCGGCTCGCCGGCCCTGGCCGCCGTCACGGAGACGAAAGCCGAATCACTGGAGACGACGAGGCACGACAAACCGGAACGACGGCACACGGACCTGAAGTCAACGCTTGACCGGTTCCGGACCAGGCTCAGGGAGAACCTCGACGGATTCAACACAGCCATGCCCGCACCCGGCCTCAACCAGCTGGACGAGCCCACGCCGGAACAAGGCCGCGACCTCGACCGGTCGGAACCGGAACGCCCGGCGCCCGAGCGGGAGCAGCCCGCGTCCAAGTGCCACGGACTGGGACTGTAGGCCCCACACCCACTGTAGGGGCGGCGCGCTTCCGCGCCGCCCTGCATTCATTCCACACGAAGGAACAGAGGACACGCATGACAACAGAAGCAAACGACCGGCCGGAACCCGTCATCTGGTTCGAGGGCACTCTCATCAGGGATCCGCAGCCGCACGGAGGGCAGGACGACTGGCTGCTCGAGACACTGGCCGATGCCGACGGGCCGAAGATCACCATCCATGCCAGCGGCGAGGATCACTCGGCGAACATCCGCGACAACGCGCACAGGGGATCTCGCCTCATAGTCAAAGGCACCGCGGGAGACGAGGGTTCCGGCGTCGATATCGAGGCCACGAGCCTCGCGGTCGATCCCAGCCACGACGAGCCGGACGGGGAGCAATGACACGGACCACCGTCAGCGGGATCAGACCGGACAAGACCGGCACCGGCGAATGGATCGACATCAACAGTCACGTCGGCCGGCTCATGTCCACGATCATGGCCGGCGGCCGGCCGTTCAGCATCGACGTCACGCCGGCCGGCATGACCATCGTCACGCCCCTCCTATCCCCGGCAGTCGGCCCGGACACGGAAGCGGCCGGCGGGGACGACTCCAAGATCGGAACGGACCCGCACGGAGAGCGGATCACCAGCAGGAAGACGCTGTACGAGCGGTTCAAAACCAAACTCAAAGCAAACCTCGACGAAAGAAAACAATAGAAAGGAACAACCATGGAACGAATAAGAGGAATCGTCATCAAGACGCTGACCGTCCTAGCGGGATTCTGGCTCGCCGACCTCGCAGCCGCACGCATCCAGGACGGCATCGCGACCGGCGAAAGCGTGGAACGGATCATGGACGGCATGACGACCATGCTCCAGCATCCGACCGCCCTGGGATTCGATCGGGCCAGCCTCCTGTGCGGACTGGGCGGCGCGTGCGCTGTCGGCCTGTTCCACCTTTACCGGTGGAGCATGAGACGCAACTGGAGGGACGGCGAGGAGTACGGGTCCGCACGCTGGTCCACCAGCCGGGAGATGGCCCCGTATACCGACGGCGATACCAGGCAGAACCTCCAGATGACAGCCACCGAGGGCCTAAGCCTTGACGCGCAGGCCACGCGACGCAACCTCAACACCACCGTGATTGGCGGATCCGGTTCAGGCAAGACCGCCACGCACGTCATCCCCAACATCCTCAAGGGCAGCATGAACTACACATGCACCGATCCGAAGGGCGAACTCTACGCGAAGACCGGCGGAAAACTGGAGAAGATGGGCTACACGGTCAAACAGCTCGACCTGGTGGACCTGACCAGCGAGACGAAATTCAACCCGATGCGATACATCGACCCCGACAAGCCCGACGTGGCGATCATGCGCCTGGTCACCAACATCATGGACAACACCAACGGCTCCACACCCAAGGAGCACCAGACCGACGACTTCTGGACCAAATCCGAACGCAGCCTGCTGACCGCGCTCACCGCGTTCGTCTATTACCTGCCCGACGACATCCTCGAGGACTGCCTGCACATCGACGCCGGACAGACCCTCAACGCGGTCGCCGACATGCGCGATCTGCTCGAGGCCAGCGAACAGGACGAGACCAAGGAAAGCCAGGTCGACGCCGTCGCCCGGACCGCCACGGAGATCTATGAGGAGACCCGCGCCGAATGGAATCGCGATGGCGCGGACCACAACGATCCGGACCTGCGCGAGGCATGGCGTCTCGCCCAGGGCCTGAAGTTCGCGGCCCGCCAGTACAGGCCCTTCACCCAGGGCGCGGGAGAGACCAAGAAGGGCATCATCATCAGCCTCGGCGTGCGTCTCGCCCCATTGACAGTCGGCCCGGTCCGGGAGATCCTCTCCGACGACAACCTCTGTATCGACCGGATCGGCGGATACGCGGACGAGCACAAGGGCGGATACAGGCATCCCAACGGGAAGACGGCCATCTTCCTCGCCCTGCCCGACGAGGACCCGACATTCAACTTTTTGGCCGCGATCTTCTACCAATGCCTGTTCGACAGCATCATCCGCCGCTGCCGCACCTACCCCGGCGAATGCCTCGCCACGCCATTGCACTGCTTCCTCGATGAGTTCGCCAACGTGGGACGCATCCCCAACTTCGACAAGCTCATCGCCACGATCCGCTCGCGCAAGGTCAGCGTCAGTATCATCCTCCAGACCATCGCCCAGCTCAAGACGATGTACAAGGACTCGTGGGAGACCATCGTAGGCAACTGTGACTCGGTGCTGTTCCTCGGCGGCAACGAGCAGTCCACCACCGAATGGCTCAGCAAGCTGCTCGGCAAGGAGACCATCGACATCCGCACCACCAGCGACTCCAAGGGCGTGTCCGGCAGCCACACCACCAACTACCAGCGCACCGGCCGCGAACTCCTCACGCCAGACGAGCTCGCGCAATTGGACAACGACAAATGCATCTACAACCTGCGAGGACTGCACCCGTTCCTCAGCCGCAAAGCATGGCCCAACACCAGCATCCCCAAACCCAAATCAAAACTCAAGCACTCCAAAGGATGGAGGAAAGCAGCATGAGGAAACCCGACACCGACGAAACCATAGGGAACAACGTCCACGGCATAAGGATCGCACGGCGCATATCAATGCAAGAGGCTGTGAACGGCATGAGGGAACTCGGACACAGCTGGAGCAAAACCACTTTGTTCAGCATCGAGCACAACACCCGCCGCCTACTGGCATCAGAAGCATTTGATTTTCTCATCTGCCTTGGATATGACCCCGAAAAAGACCTCATGCTGATCTTTGGTGAGCCGCCGTCCCCAGCTGACTATTCCATACAACGCTGCGGCCGATGCGCCACCAAGGTAGAAGACGCCTGGAACGTTTATCTCGGAGCTCTGGAAGTCGCCGAAAAGTCGCTCACAGCAGAAACAGAAAAAGGCGAAATCACCAAAGAATATGCCGATGCACAACAGAAGAAGCTGCGGACTTGGGAAAGGTCGATGAGCGAGGCAATCAAAAAAAAAGACGCTCTGAACACGGCACAGGCACGATATCGCTCAAAACAAGTTAATCATTTATATGTTTCTCTCATATCATGCGACGGATACGAGTTAGATGCCGACAATGGACAAACCCGAAGCATCCACATAATTATGACAAGGTGTTGTTACCCTCGTCACTTATTTGACTAAGAGTCACGTTGGCATATGATTGCATGGTCATCTTTCTCGATGCAAACATATATTCAGAATAGTAGCCTCTTTTATTCGCTGAATAAGCTATCTGATATTCATATTGTTTAACGTTCTTATCGGAATACAACCTGCATATTTGAGGCGCTTTGTCATAAGTGAGTATCCAGTTCCAATCCGGCTCAGCGACGAGGCGCTTCGCAACCAGAGAGTGGATGGTTTCGGTTGCATATGAATTATAAAGATTCCGTCCCTGCACATAGTAAGGAGGATCCGCAAATATGAGACTGTTCTTCATATCGCAGAATTTGCCATCAGAAAGCAATTTGAAGAAATGGCTGGCCTCTAGGTTGCTAACAGTGATTCTCTCTTTTTCCGCTGCTATTCGCTCTATCCTCTTCTTGAGTGTGCTTTTGTTAAATCGAGAAGAAATGTTGTATTTCCCGTCTTGGGCGGCACCTCCTATCGGCCCACCTTTGATGACACCACTTACGTTCATGCGATTAAGCATGAAGAAGTCGAATCCTTTCCGTCGAATATCCGAATAATGGTTGAAATCGTATCTTTTCCTGATAGCCTTCCAGTATTCCGAGTACTTCGAAGATTGAGCCGTGGGTTTTTCATCCGAATAGTCAAAGGGGACGCGGTCGATTTCACGTAGCAGATATTCGGGTTCGTTGACAAGAGAATACCAAAACGAATATACGCCGTCATCAAGGTCGTTGATAATAACTGCATCTACACGACCCGACAACAAAAGATTGATAGCAACGCCTGCTCCGCCTGCAAAAGGCTCGATATAGGTTCCGGTTATATGGTTAGTCTCCAACACGTTTGCCACGAAACGTGTGATTTTGCCTTTCCCGCCGGGGTATCGCAACGGGGTATTGGAACCATTTGTCAGCTTACTTTGCGCCATAAACATGAATGATATTAGAAGATTCCCATTTTGGCCAGTTCGTTCGAGTCATACACCCTGTTTTTTGAACTGCACATATTGCTGACAGAGCATAGCAAACAATACCGCATCATTCGACAGCCTCATGATGGTATCTATGTCGTAATCCTTCATAGACTTGTGCGACCCAAGCGATGAGTATTCAACGGACTCTCCGAAATCGGTATTTTCGATTACATTATGAGCCTCTTGGTAGGTGTCGAATACAATCCTCCCGGCCTGCAGATAGTCTTGGAATTTGTTGTTTTTAAACAGGCTATGGACATATGAGACGTTCTCTTTATGCTTTGCGCTGACCCCTGTGTTGGGAAGATGAATCTCATTGCAGGATTTGTCCAATGCAAGAAGGGACAGTTCGAAGATCACACGTATCGCCGGCGCAATCAAGAATGCTTTCGCCCATCTTTTGGTGCTGTCGTCCTCCAGTACTCCATATGCGTTCAAAGCGGAAAGCATAAAGTTCGTGTCTTCGAATTCCGGCGCGTCGGTCATCCATTCCGGATTGTTGTACATCGCACCAAGGTGCCGGTCTCGATTTGTGGCGAACTTGCTGGCGAAATCATGATTGAGGCGTTTCGCGGCAAGTCTTGGCGACCTGACCGTTCCTTGTCCTTTTTCCTGAAGAGGAATGATTATGTCCTGCTTGATGACATCGTTATTGAGGCGTGAAATAAGGGTGCCGTTCTCTTGACAATATCCCTTAACCTCATCAGCCAGTTCTTTGACTTTGTCCAGTTGCTCGGGGGTTATTATATCCGGATTCTTGATATCAAGATATTCCTTGACCGGAGCCGAGTTGAAAACCCTTCTCGTGCTGGTCGTAGCGTTCGAACCTCCGAGATAGCTTGTCAAGGAATCTCCAAACTGATTCTGGAACGGCGTTTCAAGCTTGTCCGAAAACGTCTGCCTTCCTGAGAAGCGGGCTTTGGCCTCAGTGCTCCATGGAATCGTGCCGGCACCGTCCTGAGGGCCGTTGTGCTTTCGATTGAGGATTTCCCTCAGCTTATCCTGTTCATTGTCACCGAAAACAACGATGTCCAGACTGCTCGGAATGTTCTGCGGATATTCCGCAACAAGGTTCTTCAATCTCTTGTAATCTCGGTCATCAAGAAGTTCACGGTAACAATCTGGGTTTTGCAGCAATTTGATTGCAGACAATCTCCTATTCGCATCGTGAATCACATACTTGTCGCCGGCCCTTGTCGCAAGGATCGGCTCAACATCGTTCTGATAGCCATTCTCCGCTATTGACGATGCAAGATTCATCAATTGCCGCTTTGATGTCGATTGAGACTGTGCACTGAAGTTATAGATTTTATTGAGTTCATCCATCTGGTCGATTGATGGTTCAACTCTCGGGTTCGTCTCCCAGAGACATAAATCCGATACATTGACATTTATACGTTCCATAAATAGTTCCTCCGCTCCACCGAAACAAACTCAATTCATTACCTTATCCTATGTCCAATGATATCCCCAGACCTCAGTGTTATCCTCTCCCCGTTATCTAATTGAAAGTACAACACACCCGTTAGACTCAGCTTGATGATCCCGAACACCGCGCACGCTTGGAGGAGCTGTGCCGGCGGTTGAGAGCACCCATGCATGAGTCAGTGCAGCCAACATGCGAGGAGGTCACCGACTGGGTGTGTAACCTCGCGTTGTCCGTCTGCCGGAGGGAGCATGAAGTCTTTGGCTTTCCCTGCGAACGGCCTCGCATTGGCTGACGCTCATGAAAGAGCGCGTTCCCGAATCAGTTTCGATGAAGCTCCCGTCACCCATCACCGTTCACGAATCAGAGCCCCGGATCGCTGCCGGGCAAGCCGGTGCCCCCGTCTGATGGCGCGGGCACGGACCATCCCGGCGAGGCTCCGCCCGTATTGGTGGAGGACGACGAGCCTCCCGAAGACGGACGTCGAACGGTTTCGGAACCGGATCCGGAACTTCCTTGGGATTGGGATTGGCTTCCTCCCGAATATGAGGGTGTTTGCCGCTGTGGAACCGATTGGGATTGCGATGCCTGCGCCTGCTGCGCGGCGGCCGCAGCGGCTTCCTGTTCTGCCTTGGCTTTCGCCTCCGCGTCGGCCTTTTCCTTCGCCATCTTCGATTCGTTGACCTCTTTCACGGCTTTTGCGATGGCGTCCGCGTCGCGTTTTTTGATGGCGTCCAGCAGGCTTGCGCGGGTCTTGTCGTCCGCCACCTTGCCGTCGGTCTGCTTGTACAGCGCGTTCGCGTCGTCCACGGTCTTGTCGAGTTTGCTGTCGGTGACGGCC
This sequence is a window from Bifidobacterium breve DSM 20213 = JCM 1192. Protein-coding genes within it:
- a CDS encoding ParB/Srx family N-terminal domain-containing protein is translated as MERINVNVSDLCLWETNPRVEPSIDQMDELNKIYNFSAQSQSTSKRQLMNLASSIAENGYQNDVEPILATRAGDKYVIHDANRRLSAIKLLQNPDCYRELLDDRDYKRLKNLVAEYPQNIPSSLDIVVFGDNEQDKLREILNRKHNGPQDGAGTIPWSTEAKARFSGRQTFSDKLETPFQNQFGDSLTSYLGGSNATTSTRRVFNSAPVKEYLDIKNPDIITPEQLDKVKELADEVKGYCQENGTLISRLNNDVIKQDIIIPLQEKGQGTVRSPRLAAKRLNHDFASKFATNRDRHLGAMYNNPEWMTDAPEFEDTNFMLSALNAYGVLEDDSTKRWAKAFLIAPAIRVIFELSLLALDKSCNEIHLPNTGVSAKHKENVSYVHSLFKNNKFQDYLQAGRIVFDTYQEAHNVIENTDFGESVEYSSLGSHKSMKDYDIDTIMRLSNDAVLFAMLCQQYVQFKKQGV
- a CDS encoding VirD4-like conjugal transfer protein, CD1115 family, which gives rise to MERIRGIVIKTLTVLAGFWLADLAAARIQDGIATGESVERIMDGMTTMLQHPTALGFDRASLLCGLGGACAVGLFHLYRWSMRRNWRDGEEYGSARWSTSREMAPYTDGDTRQNLQMTATEGLSLDAQATRRNLNTTVIGGSGSGKTATHVIPNILKGSMNYTCTDPKGELYAKTGGKLEKMGYTVKQLDLVDLTSETKFNPMRYIDPDKPDVAIMRLVTNIMDNTNGSTPKEHQTDDFWTKSERSLLTALTAFVYYLPDDILEDCLHIDAGQTLNAVADMRDLLEASEQDETKESQVDAVARTATEIYEETRAEWNRDGADHNDPDLREAWRLAQGLKFAARQYRPFTQGAGETKKGIIISLGVRLAPLTVGPVREILSDDNLCIDRIGGYADEHKGGYRHPNGKTAIFLALPDEDPTFNFLAAIFYQCLFDSIIRRCRTYPGECLATPLHCFLDEFANVGRIPNFDKLIATIRSRKVSVSIILQTIAQLKTMYKDSWETIVGNCDSVLFLGGNEQSTTEWLSKLLGKETIDIRTTSDSKGVSGSHTTNYQRTGRELLTPDELAQLDNDKCIYNLRGLHPFLSRKAWPNTSIPKPKSKLKHSKGWRKAA
- a CDS encoding DNA adenine methylase — encoded protein: MAQSKLTNGSNTPLRYPGGKGKITRFVANVLETNHITGTYIEPFAGGAGVAINLLLSGRVDAVIINDLDDGVYSFWYSLVNEPEYLLREIDRVPFDYSDEKPTAQSSKYSEYWKAIRKRYDFNHYSDIRRKGFDFFMLNRMNVSGVIKGGPIGGAAQDGKYNISSRFNKSTLKKRIERIAAEKERITVSNLEASHFFKLLSDGKFCDMKNSLIFADPPYYVQGRNLYNSYATETIHSLVAKRLVAEPDWNWILTYDKAPQICRLYSDKNVKQYEYQIAYSANKRGYYSEYMFASRKMTMQSYANVTLSQISDEGNNTLS